One window of the Amycolatopsis mediterranei genome contains the following:
- a CDS encoding MFS transporter has product MSRATTTVSTLVIFVLALNLRPAVTSLGAALPDITVAGGLIAAVLVALPLWAIGLGGWATPWLCHRVGTHRTVTVALIGLVLSLAGRVLGGSVELLVGTALACLSIAVLGTMLPLLAQGSAAFTFGLGVGSTAGALVTPTAIMTSSWRVALGVWATTALLAQQVWQRTPGEFVSPRTAPGTVRASALTIHFGLISTVTFLVMGWLPGILRSAGVPSTTAGACLALSMAMGLPMMWLVPGWTRRWRNQTVLVVILAAPNVIGVTGLLLAPAAAPWVWAAATGTGMGALAFVLTTISLRSKDSSVALSATVQGVGYVIAGFGVLLCGWLHTGTGAWRTPLMLVLAVLLGQMVSGHIAVFRRAPAPAPAPASATTPPLVVHPQDDAPEVAA; this is encoded by the coding sequence ATGTCGCGTGCTACCACCACCGTCTCCACTCTGGTCATCTTCGTTCTCGCACTGAACCTACGACCGGCCGTGACCAGCCTGGGCGCGGCGCTACCGGATATCACCGTCGCCGGTGGCCTCATCGCCGCGGTGCTCGTCGCCCTGCCCCTGTGGGCGATCGGCCTCGGCGGCTGGGCGACGCCGTGGCTGTGCCACCGGGTGGGGACGCACCGGACCGTCACCGTGGCGCTCATCGGGCTGGTGCTTTCGCTGGCCGGCCGGGTCCTCGGGGGCTCGGTGGAGCTCCTGGTCGGGACGGCGCTGGCGTGCCTGTCCATCGCCGTGCTCGGCACCATGCTGCCGTTGCTGGCCCAGGGGTCCGCCGCCTTCACCTTCGGGCTCGGGGTGGGCAGCACGGCCGGTGCGCTGGTCACGCCCACGGCCATCATGACGTCGTCGTGGCGAGTCGCCCTCGGGGTGTGGGCGACCACGGCGCTGCTGGCCCAGCAGGTGTGGCAGCGCACGCCCGGCGAGTTCGTGTCGCCGCGGACGGCCCCGGGGACGGTGCGGGCCTCGGCCCTGACCATCCACTTCGGACTCATTTCGACGGTGACGTTCCTGGTCATGGGCTGGCTGCCCGGCATCCTGCGCAGCGCCGGCGTCCCTTCGACGACAGCCGGTGCGTGCCTGGCGTTGTCGATGGCCATGGGCTTGCCGATGATGTGGCTGGTGCCGGGCTGGACGCGCCGCTGGCGCAACCAGACCGTGCTCGTCGTCATCCTGGCCGCGCCCAACGTGATCGGGGTGACCGGCCTGCTCCTCGCGCCCGCGGCCGCACCGTGGGTGTGGGCCGCGGCCACCGGCACGGGCATGGGGGCGCTCGCCTTCGTCCTGACGACCATCTCGTTGCGCAGCAAGGACAGCTCGGTGGCGTTGTCCGCCACGGTCCAGGGTGTGGGGTACGTCATCGCCGGGTTCGGCGTGCTGCTCTGCGGCTGGCTGCACACCGGCACGGGCGCGTGGCGGACCCCGCTGATGCTGGTCCTGGCGGTCCTGCTCGGTCAGATGGTCAGCGGGCACATCGCGGTGTTCCGCCGGGCCCCGGCGCCGGCCCCGGCTCCTGCCTCGGCGACCACCCCGCCGCTCGTCGTGCATCCCCAGGACGACGCTCCGGAGGTCGCCGCTTGA
- a CDS encoding SDR family NAD(P)-dependent oxidoreductase, whose product MARVFITGSADGLGLAAARVLLGDGHDVVVHVRNAPRLDAVRDLLDRGAEAVVADLSDVEQTRDLAGRVNRLGRMDAVIHNAGVYTGPAVLPVNVIAPYLLTALVEGPRRLVYLSSSEHYHGRAELTGLDWTGRRPGSYPDSKLFVTTLAAAVARLRPDVTSNAVDPGWVPTKMGGPGALDDLRLGHLTQEWLATSDDPDARSSGGYWHHRRRVRPHPAVGDHRFQDRLLETLADVTGTRLVPADEGSTVERP is encoded by the coding sequence ATGGCCCGCGTCTTCATCACCGGCTCCGCGGACGGCCTCGGCCTGGCGGCGGCCCGGGTCCTGCTCGGCGACGGGCACGACGTCGTCGTCCACGTGCGCAACGCGCCCCGCCTCGACGCCGTGCGGGATCTCCTGGACCGCGGCGCCGAGGCCGTCGTCGCGGATCTGTCCGATGTGGAGCAGACGCGGGACCTCGCCGGCCGGGTGAACCGCCTCGGGCGGATGGACGCGGTGATCCACAACGCGGGTGTGTACACCGGGCCCGCGGTGCTGCCGGTGAACGTGATCGCGCCCTACCTGCTCACGGCGCTGGTCGAAGGCCCGCGGCGCCTGGTCTACCTCAGCAGCAGCGAGCACTACCACGGCCGGGCGGAGCTCACCGGCCTCGATTGGACCGGCCGCCGGCCCGGTTCCTACCCCGACAGCAAGCTGTTCGTCACCACCTTGGCCGCGGCCGTCGCCCGCCTCCGGCCCGACGTGACCAGCAACGCGGTCGATCCGGGCTGGGTGCCGACGAAGATGGGCGGTCCCGGCGCGCTCGACGACCTGCGGCTCGGGCACCTCACCCAGGAGTGGCTCGCCACCAGTGATGATCCGGACGCGCGCAGCTCCGGCGGCTACTGGCACCACCGGCGTCGCGTCCGGCCGCACCCCGCCGTGGGGGACCACCGGTTCCAGGACCGGCTGCTCGAGACACTGGCCGACGTCACCGGAACGCGGCTCGTCCCGGCCGATGAAGGGTCCACAGTGGAGCGTCCGTGA
- a CDS encoding TetR/AcrR family transcriptional regulator produces MTSAPAVRRRTPADKFEDRRRELADAALLALADLGYARTSLRTIAEHTKFSHGLLHYYFADKVELITYCVRRYKAACVQRYEGGVGEAATPDELAAACADGLATALGEAPLMHRMWYDLRTQSLFETAFRDDVAEIDDSLRDMIWRNVSAYADLAGVRPTCSASDAYALFDGLFQQALLRHLAGEEAALDDLRRGVRELFPRLAG; encoded by the coding sequence GTGACCAGCGCACCCGCCGTGAGGCGCCGGACCCCAGCCGACAAGTTCGAGGACCGCCGCCGGGAACTGGCCGACGCGGCGCTCCTGGCGCTGGCCGACCTCGGCTACGCCCGCACCAGCCTGCGCACGATCGCGGAGCACACGAAGTTCTCCCACGGGCTGCTGCACTACTACTTCGCCGACAAGGTCGAGCTGATCACCTACTGCGTGCGCCGCTACAAGGCGGCGTGCGTCCAGCGCTACGAAGGCGGCGTCGGCGAGGCGGCCACCCCCGACGAGCTGGCGGCCGCCTGCGCGGACGGACTCGCCACCGCGCTCGGCGAAGCGCCCCTGATGCACCGCATGTGGTACGACCTGCGCACCCAGTCCCTGTTCGAGACGGCTTTCCGCGACGACGTCGCCGAGATCGACGACAGCCTGCGGGACATGATCTGGCGCAACGTGAGCGCCTACGCCGACCTCGCGGGCGTTCGGCCGACCTGCTCGGCGTCCGACGCCTACGCGTTGTTCGACGGATTGTTCCAGCAGGCGCTGCTGCGGCACCTCGCGGGCGAGGAAGCGGCCCTCGACGATCTGCGGCGCGGCGTGCGGGAGCTGTTCCCCCGCCTGGCCGGCTGA
- a CDS encoding acyl-CoA synthetase has translation MSLFFYLEKGASLDPGAPCLTLDGVSRSYREVVELAEAVARALRRSGVAPGNKVGILSANDPTAFTCVFGIARAGAVWCPVNPRNAAAENAELLDLFDCGTLIFQPAFDDLVARIAPQLPKLTTLVRLGDGDDLAPGFREWLDQAKADPIAAADPPDDVVALVGTGGTTGRPKGVMLTDRNLEAMTAITLMSYPFDGRPVYLALAPLTHAAGVLCFPVLARGGEVVIMAKPDVGRFLELIERHRVTHTFLPPTLIYLVLGHEALDTTDLSSLQCFWYGAAPMSATRLAEALDRIGPMAQLFGQSEAPMMISTMSPAEHRRPDGTVHTGRLASAGRPSPLVTVAILDGDGKAVPQGERGEICVRGSLVMAGYYRNPEATAEASAHGWHHTGDIGFLDGEGFLHIVDRAKDMVITGGFNVYSAEVEQAVLAHDAVRDCAVIGLPDDKWGERVTAVVQLRPGTRLEPAELIAFVKDRIGSVKAPKQIEIWPDLPRSTVGKVLKAEIRTTLTAG, from the coding sequence ATGTCTCTGTTCTTCTACCTGGAGAAAGGCGCCTCCCTGGACCCCGGGGCGCCCTGCTTGACCCTCGACGGGGTCTCCCGGTCCTATCGCGAGGTCGTCGAGCTCGCCGAGGCCGTCGCCCGCGCGTTGCGGCGCTCGGGCGTCGCGCCCGGGAACAAGGTCGGCATCCTCTCGGCCAACGACCCGACCGCGTTCACCTGCGTCTTCGGCATCGCCCGCGCCGGGGCGGTGTGGTGCCCGGTCAACCCGCGCAACGCGGCCGCGGAGAACGCCGAACTGCTCGACCTGTTCGACTGCGGCACGCTCATCTTCCAGCCGGCCTTCGACGACCTGGTCGCCCGGATCGCGCCACAGCTGCCGAAGCTGACCACGCTCGTCCGCCTCGGCGACGGCGACGACCTCGCGCCCGGCTTCCGGGAGTGGCTCGACCAGGCGAAAGCCGACCCCATCGCCGCGGCCGACCCGCCGGACGACGTCGTCGCCCTGGTCGGGACGGGCGGCACCACCGGGCGTCCCAAGGGCGTCATGCTCACCGACCGCAACCTCGAGGCGATGACGGCGATCACGCTGATGAGCTACCCCTTCGACGGCCGCCCGGTCTACCTGGCTCTGGCACCGCTGACGCACGCGGCCGGCGTCCTGTGTTTCCCGGTCCTGGCCCGCGGCGGCGAGGTCGTGATCATGGCCAAACCCGACGTCGGCCGGTTCCTGGAGCTGATCGAACGCCACCGCGTCACCCACACGTTCCTGCCGCCGACGCTGATCTACCTGGTGCTCGGCCACGAAGCCCTGGACACCACGGATCTGTCGTCGCTGCAGTGCTTCTGGTACGGCGCGGCGCCGATGTCGGCGACCCGGCTGGCCGAAGCCCTCGACCGGATCGGGCCGATGGCGCAGCTCTTCGGCCAGTCCGAGGCCCCGATGATGATCTCGACGATGTCGCCCGCCGAGCACCGGCGGCCCGACGGCACCGTCCACACCGGACGGCTGGCGTCGGCGGGCCGCCCGTCGCCGCTGGTCACGGTAGCCATCCTCGACGGCGACGGAAAAGCCGTGCCGCAGGGCGAACGCGGCGAAATCTGCGTGCGCGGGTCGCTGGTGATGGCCGGTTACTACCGCAATCCCGAGGCCACGGCGGAGGCGTCGGCCCACGGCTGGCACCACACCGGCGACATCGGGTTCCTCGACGGCGAAGGCTTCCTCCACATCGTCGACCGCGCCAAGGACATGGTCATCACCGGTGGCTTCAACGTCTACTCCGCCGAGGTCGAACAGGCGGTGCTGGCCCACGACGCGGTCCGCGACTGCGCCGTGATCGGCCTGCCCGACGACAAGTGGGGCGAGCGCGTCACCGCCGTCGTCCAGCTCCGGCCCGGGACCCGGCTGGAGCCCGCCGAGCTGATCGCGTTCGTCAAGGACCGCATCGGCAGCGTGAAAGCCCCGAAACAGATCGAGATCTGGCCGGACCTGCCCCGCTCGACCGTCGGCAAGGTGCTGAAGGCCGAGATCCGCACCACCCTCACCGCCGGCTGA
- a CDS encoding LLM class flavin-dependent oxidoreductase, with the protein MKLALYLPNFRDKVTVRELEDLTALAEDLDFDSVWTLDRIIVPETSDTQEMQYSFGMIEGFPKGLPVSSRGEFLQGMPLIPWLAAKTSKVRIGMSIIDTPYRSPGVLAAELATIDHLSGGRLNVAVGSGWMPEEFAAASASHIFPKRHRHVRETLEIMQGIWTNDLFEYHGEFADFQRSGFGAKPVQKPHPPTFFSGLKDAKRSASRIAKYGLSGWIGIQDSPEDIARWRAGIQRELEALDTPRSVDDLEIASMIWFVITDEDMDQSPLGKGTNLLVGSQAQITDQLKRYREAGLTMPFLWPPFQDVPVAKTLDDMKRLKEEILPKIDAM; encoded by the coding sequence ATGAAACTCGCGCTCTACCTGCCGAACTTCCGGGACAAGGTGACCGTGCGGGAACTCGAGGACCTCACCGCGCTCGCCGAGGACCTCGACTTCGACTCCGTCTGGACGCTCGACCGGATCATCGTCCCGGAGACCTCGGACACCCAGGAGATGCAGTACTCCTTCGGCATGATCGAAGGCTTCCCCAAGGGCCTGCCGGTGAGCTCGCGCGGCGAGTTCCTGCAGGGCATGCCGCTCATCCCATGGCTCGCGGCGAAGACGTCGAAGGTGCGGATCGGGATGAGCATCATCGACACGCCCTACCGCTCGCCCGGCGTCCTCGCCGCGGAACTCGCGACCATCGACCACCTTTCCGGCGGCCGGCTCAACGTCGCCGTCGGCTCCGGCTGGATGCCCGAGGAGTTCGCCGCCGCGAGCGCGTCGCACATCTTCCCGAAGCGGCACCGGCACGTCCGGGAAACCCTGGAGATCATGCAGGGCATCTGGACCAACGACCTGTTCGAATACCACGGCGAGTTCGCCGACTTCCAGCGCAGCGGGTTCGGCGCGAAACCGGTGCAGAAGCCGCACCCGCCGACCTTCTTCAGCGGCCTCAAGGACGCGAAGCGCTCGGCGAGCCGGATCGCGAAGTACGGCCTGTCCGGCTGGATCGGCATCCAGGACTCGCCCGAGGACATCGCGCGGTGGCGTGCGGGGATCCAGCGGGAGCTCGAAGCCCTCGACACCCCGCGGTCGGTCGACGACCTCGAGATCGCCAGCATGATCTGGTTCGTCATCACCGACGAGGACATGGACCAGAGCCCGCTGGGCAAGGGCACCAACCTGCTCGTGGGCTCGCAGGCGCAGATCACCGACCAGCTCAAGCGCTACCGGGAGGCCGGGCTGACGATGCCGTTCCTGTGGCCGCCCTTCCAGGACGTCCCGGTGGCGAAGACGCTCGACGACATGAAGCGGCTCAAGGAAGAGATCCTCCCCAAGATCGACGCGATGTGA
- a CDS encoding SDR family NAD(P)-dependent oxidoreductase, with protein sequence MSELEGKRVFVTGSGAGIGKAIAALCTERGARVVISDVNADAAKQAAGEIGAAGVANCDVTDEAQVQSAIQEAVGLLGGLDVLVNNAGIEVSSPLLQQPTESFDKIFAVNVRGTFVTMKAAIPHLVESKGNIVNIASIAGLGGSPLLGSYCATKAAVIQLTRVAAVEMRPAGVRVNAVCPGFADTAMVERLVPDFEAATQVPFGDLVAAKQGRLGTPRDIAEVTAFLASDRASWITGSHYVLDGGLTASLV encoded by the coding sequence ATGTCCGAACTCGAAGGTAAGCGCGTCTTCGTCACCGGCTCCGGGGCCGGCATCGGCAAGGCGATCGCGGCGCTGTGCACCGAACGCGGCGCCCGGGTGGTGATCAGCGATGTGAACGCCGACGCGGCCAAGCAGGCGGCCGGTGAGATCGGCGCGGCGGGCGTCGCCAACTGCGACGTCACCGACGAAGCCCAGGTCCAGTCGGCGATCCAGGAGGCGGTGGGTCTCCTCGGCGGCCTCGACGTCCTGGTGAACAACGCCGGCATCGAGGTGTCGTCCCCGTTGCTGCAGCAGCCGACGGAGAGTTTCGACAAGATCTTCGCGGTCAACGTGCGCGGCACGTTCGTGACGATGAAGGCGGCGATCCCGCACCTGGTGGAGTCGAAGGGGAACATCGTCAACATCGCCTCGATCGCGGGCCTCGGCGGCAGCCCGCTCCTCGGGTCGTATTGCGCGACGAAAGCCGCGGTCATCCAGCTGACCCGGGTCGCGGCGGTCGAGATGCGGCCGGCGGGGGTGCGGGTCAACGCGGTCTGCCCGGGCTTCGCGGACACCGCCATGGTCGAGCGGCTGGTCCCGGACTTCGAAGCGGCCACGCAGGTCCCGTTCGGCGACCTGGTGGCGGCCAAGCAGGGCCGGCTCGGCACCCCGCGGGACATCGCGGAGGTGACGGCGTTCCTGGCGTCGGACCGGGCGAGCTGGATCACCGGCAGCCACTACGTCCTCGACGGCGGGCTGACCGCGTCCCTGGTGTGA
- a CDS encoding phosphopantetheine-binding protein — protein sequence MTVTEEITTLLHRNFGIEPEAVRIEASLHDLGMDSLALEELRVLLEERLDIDLEDVQLTSRETVGQLATAVDEKTAR from the coding sequence GTGACCGTCACCGAAGAGATCACCACGCTTCTGCACCGCAACTTCGGCATCGAACCGGAGGCCGTGCGGATCGAGGCGTCGTTGCACGACCTGGGGATGGATTCCCTTGCCCTGGAGGAATTGCGCGTCCTGCTCGAGGAACGCCTGGACATCGACCTCGAAGACGTCCAGCTGACCTCGCGGGAGACCGTGGGGCAGCTGGCGACGGCCGTCGACGAGAAGACCGCCCGGTGA
- a CDS encoding beta-ketoacyl-[acyl-carrier-protein] synthase family protein produces the protein MTGLGLVTAAGVGADAAWRGVTGSGAAPGVRHLAELHGLSCDFMYTIDDLDPESVLGVPAMRMMDRFSQLAVIAAREAVADAGLDTSVWETDRVAVVIGSAHGGLPFYDRQSAVLAEKGARRVSPKLAPMTTVNSAASSVCMDLGARGPSLSVSTACSSGTVAIGTALQLLRAGACDIVIAGGAESVCSRLLIASACQMRAVSTRRDDPSTACRPFDADRDGFVVGEGAGLVVLERPEHAAARGARIRAGIAGYGASSDAYAAVAPDPEGAGIERALRIALADAGVATADVGHVNAHGTSTVMNDLIEATVLHRVLGDGPLVTSTKAMTGHALGAAGGIETALTVLALERQLVPPTGNFRTRDIRIPVDVVAKEARPAAFECAVKTSMGFGGHNAALVLTTSC, from the coding sequence GTGACGGGTCTGGGCCTGGTCACCGCGGCCGGCGTCGGCGCCGACGCCGCGTGGCGGGGAGTGACCGGATCCGGAGCCGCCCCGGGAGTCCGTCATCTGGCGGAACTGCACGGGTTGTCCTGCGACTTCATGTACACCATCGACGATCTCGACCCCGAGAGCGTGCTGGGCGTGCCGGCGATGCGGATGATGGACCGGTTCTCCCAGCTGGCCGTGATCGCGGCCCGGGAGGCCGTGGCCGACGCCGGGCTCGACACCTCGGTGTGGGAAACGGACCGGGTCGCGGTCGTCATCGGGTCCGCCCACGGCGGCCTGCCCTTCTACGACCGGCAAAGCGCCGTCCTCGCGGAGAAGGGCGCCCGGCGGGTCTCGCCGAAACTCGCGCCGATGACCACGGTGAACAGCGCCGCCAGCAGCGTGTGCATGGACCTCGGCGCCCGCGGCCCCAGCCTGAGCGTCTCCACCGCGTGTTCGTCGGGCACCGTCGCGATCGGGACCGCGCTGCAGCTGCTGCGCGCCGGCGCGTGCGACATCGTCATCGCCGGCGGCGCCGAATCCGTGTGCTCCCGGTTGCTGATCGCCAGCGCCTGCCAGATGCGGGCGGTGTCCACCCGCCGGGACGATCCGTCGACGGCGTGCCGCCCGTTCGACGCCGACCGCGACGGGTTCGTGGTGGGGGAGGGCGCCGGTCTCGTCGTGCTGGAGCGGCCCGAGCACGCGGCGGCGCGCGGGGCGCGGATCCGGGCGGGCATCGCGGGTTACGGCGCCTCCAGCGACGCGTACGCTGCCGTGGCGCCGGATCCCGAAGGCGCGGGGATCGAGCGGGCGCTGCGGATCGCACTGGCCGACGCGGGCGTGGCGACGGCCGACGTGGGCCACGTCAACGCCCACGGCACGTCCACCGTGATGAACGACCTGATCGAGGCCACCGTGCTGCACCGGGTGCTCGGCGACGGGCCGTTGGTGACCTCGACCAAGGCGATGACCGGACACGCGCTCGGCGCGGCGGGCGGCATCGAAACCGCGCTCACCGTGCTGGCCCTCGAGCGGCAGCTGGTGCCGCCCACCGGCAACTTCCGGACCCGGGACATCCGGATCCCGGTCGACGTCGTCGCGAAGGAAGCCCGGCCGGCCGCGTTCGAGTGCGCGGTCAAGACGTCGATGGGCTTCGGCGGCCACAACGCCGCCCTCGTCCTCACGACGAGCTGCTGA
- a CDS encoding alpha/beta fold hydrolase, with product MREEVVRPLTLGGTRFSYRLLRHPAPRTEPVIVLGGGFQGSRGWPHMEDRITPVADFVTADLPGVGGSDSLPPGAGTEFAGAAVDRILDDLGAPLVNLFGYSYGAELAFGCAQRHPHRIARLMLGGVVSHTSSAQRESLRLAAGHLERGDTENFAAVAAGMQLCLDEDRHIPRRSLVYRYVKRSMQHVAVEVPDVLAYLQRSLISSPSFDGGLSGVPALVFTGEHDSITTPDRQRAFAATIRGSRFAAIKDSDHWVVLERAADVADLTVRFFTDQPWDAAPYVAPPPA from the coding sequence ATGCGCGAGGAAGTCGTTCGCCCGCTGACGCTCGGCGGAACGCGGTTCAGCTACCGGCTCCTCCGGCACCCCGCCCCGCGGACGGAACCGGTGATCGTGCTCGGTGGCGGGTTCCAGGGCAGCCGGGGCTGGCCGCACATGGAGGACCGGATCACCCCGGTGGCGGACTTCGTGACGGCGGACCTGCCCGGCGTGGGCGGGTCCGATTCCCTGCCGCCCGGGGCCGGAACGGAGTTCGCGGGCGCCGCGGTCGACCGGATCCTCGACGACCTCGGTGCACCGCTGGTCAACCTGTTCGGCTACTCCTACGGCGCGGAACTGGCCTTCGGCTGCGCCCAGCGCCATCCGCACCGCATCGCGCGGCTGATGCTCGGCGGTGTCGTCTCGCACACCAGCTCCGCCCAGCGGGAGTCGTTGCGGCTGGCGGCCGGTCACCTGGAGCGGGGCGACACCGAGAACTTCGCCGCGGTGGCCGCGGGGATGCAGCTGTGCCTCGACGAGGACCGCCACATCCCCCGCCGTTCGTTGGTGTACCGCTACGTCAAGCGCTCGATGCAGCACGTCGCCGTCGAGGTGCCCGACGTGCTGGCGTACCTGCAGCGGTCGCTGATCAGCAGCCCCTCCTTCGACGGCGGCCTGTCCGGGGTCCCGGCCCTGGTGTTCACCGGCGAGCACGACTCCATCACCACCCCGGACCGGCAACGCGCCTTCGCCGCCACGATCCGGGGCAGCCGCTTCGCCGCCATCAAGGATTCCGACCACTGGGTCGTCCTGGAACGCGCCGCCGACGTCGCCGACCTGACCGTTCGCTTCTTCACCGACCAGCCTTGGGATGCTGCGCCGTACGTGGCGCCTCCGCCTGCGTGA
- a CDS encoding GntR family transcriptional regulator, producing the protein MLSERVYAHLRAAIMRGDHAPGAALKPQDLAREQGVSLAVVREALVRVVGDGLADRLPNRGFAVPALSHRRWQELAEARRTIEPAVLRLSVERGDVGWEADVRAAHHRLARTPAFVPEEGEYYSEAWSEAHRVFHRTLLAGCGNPVLLETSDRLWAASELARRWSAHHGPGRDHLAEHRRLEEAALARDADAAAEALTRHLTLTADGLTQAEAPRTAQHPKAGR; encoded by the coding sequence ATGCTCTCCGAACGCGTCTACGCCCACCTCCGGGCCGCGATCATGCGCGGCGACCACGCCCCCGGTGCGGCGCTCAAACCCCAGGACCTCGCCCGGGAGCAGGGCGTCAGCCTGGCGGTGGTGCGGGAGGCGCTCGTGCGCGTGGTCGGCGACGGACTCGCCGACCGGCTGCCCAACCGCGGCTTCGCCGTCCCGGCCCTCTCCCACCGGCGCTGGCAGGAGCTCGCGGAAGCCCGCCGGACCATCGAACCGGCGGTGCTGCGCCTGTCCGTCGAACGCGGCGACGTCGGCTGGGAGGCCGACGTGCGGGCCGCCCACCACCGGCTGGCCCGCACCCCGGCGTTCGTCCCCGAGGAGGGCGAGTACTACAGCGAGGCGTGGTCGGAAGCCCACCGGGTCTTCCACCGCACGCTGCTGGCGGGCTGCGGAAACCCGGTCCTGCTGGAGACGTCCGACCGGCTGTGGGCCGCGAGCGAACTGGCGCGCCGCTGGTCGGCGCACCACGGGCCCGGCCGGGATCACCTCGCCGAGCACCGCCGGCTCGAGGAGGCGGCGCTGGCCCGCGATGCGGACGCCGCGGCCGAGGCGCTGACCCGGCACCTCACCCTCACCGCGGACGGGCTCACGCAGGCGGAGGCGCCACGTACGGCGCAGCATCCCAAGGCTGGTCGGTGA
- a CDS encoding YbhB/YbcL family Raf kinase inhibitor-like protein — translation MSVNDPFARLPEAASFTVTSTTITDGGVLPRGQMSGLSGVPGGEDKSPQLSWSGAPDGTKSYAVTVYDPDAPTGSGFWHWAVADIPATVTELPEGAGDDTGAGLPPGAFQLPNDARAARFLGAAPPAGHGPHRYFVVVHALDVESIGVPADATPAFLGFTMASHTLGRAVLVATAETPAAERLEVSRLIPASADAVFAVLTDPKGHVDIDASGMLMDAEGDRVRRAGDRFRVHMDREALGDFPLGKYEVEVVITTLVPDEEIAWTVEAGRGPHVRHVYGYRLEPAEGGTLVTSYYDWSQIDEGWKRRAVFPIVPESALKATLGILERTVRRRGR, via the coding sequence TTGAGCGTCAACGATCCCTTCGCCCGCCTGCCCGAGGCGGCGTCCTTCACCGTCACCAGCACCACCATCACCGACGGCGGCGTCCTGCCGCGGGGGCAGATGTCGGGCTTGTCCGGTGTCCCCGGTGGGGAGGACAAGTCCCCGCAGCTGTCGTGGAGCGGCGCCCCGGACGGCACCAAGAGCTACGCCGTCACCGTCTACGACCCCGACGCCCCCACCGGGTCCGGGTTCTGGCACTGGGCGGTCGCCGACATCCCCGCCACCGTCACCGAACTCCCCGAAGGGGCCGGCGACGACACCGGCGCCGGCCTGCCGCCGGGGGCGTTCCAGCTGCCCAACGACGCCCGCGCGGCCCGGTTCCTCGGCGCCGCCCCGCCGGCCGGCCACGGCCCGCACCGCTACTTCGTCGTGGTGCACGCCCTCGACGTGGAGTCCATCGGCGTTCCCGCCGACGCCACCCCGGCGTTCCTCGGCTTCACCATGGCCTCGCACACGCTCGGCCGCGCGGTCCTCGTCGCGACGGCGGAAACGCCGGCGGCCGAACGCCTCGAGGTTTCCCGGCTGATCCCCGCCTCCGCCGACGCCGTTTTCGCGGTGCTGACCGACCCGAAGGGCCACGTCGACATCGACGCGTCGGGAATGCTGATGGACGCCGAAGGCGACCGCGTCCGGCGGGCCGGCGACCGGTTCCGGGTGCACATGGACCGCGAGGCACTGGGCGACTTTCCCCTGGGCAAGTACGAGGTCGAGGTGGTCATCACCACGCTCGTCCCGGACGAGGAAATCGCCTGGACCGTGGAAGCCGGGCGCGGGCCCCATGTCCGGCACGTCTACGGCTACCGGCTCGAACCGGCCGAGGGCGGCACCCTGGTGACGTCCTACTACGACTGGTCGCAGATCGACGAAGGGTGGAAGCGGCGCGCCGTCTTCCCGATCGTGCCCGAGTCCGCCCTCAAGGCCACGCTGGGGATTCTCGAGCGCACGGTCCGCCGTCGAGGCCGTTAA